CCCCGACTCCCCCGCGCTGCTCGCGCTGCACGGCGCCGCTCGCCGCTTCCCGGCTCCCGACGGCGGCACGACGGGTCTGCACGGGGTCGACCTCGTGCTGCGGCGCGGTGAGGCTGTCGGCGTGGTCGGCGAGTCCGGAGCGGGCAAGAGCACACTCGCGCGCATCCTCGTGGGCGCCGAGCAGCCGGACGCGGGGGCGGTCGAGCGCGTCGATCCCGGGTGCCGCGTGCGGCTCATCCCACAGGACCCCCTTTCCACGTTCGACCCGCGCTGGCGGGTCGGCAGGATCCTCACCGCCTCGCTGCGCGACGCCGGCCGCTCGCCCGTCGAACTGCTCGCGCAGGTCGGGCTCGGCCCCGAGTACCTGCATCGCCGACCCGCGACGCTCTCGGGCGGTCAGCGACAGCGCATCGCGATCGCGCGAGCCCTCGCCGCAGAACCCGACGTGCTCGTCTGCGACGAACCGGTGTCGGCGCTCGACGTGACCACGCAGGCCGGCATCCTGCGACTGCTGCGGGATCTGCAGGAGCGGCGCGGCGTCTCGCTCGTGTTCGTCTCGCACGATCTCGCGGCGGTGCGCACCGTGTGCGACCGCGTGCTCATCATGCGCGACGGGCGCGTGGTCGAGTCGGGTGAGACGGAGCGGGTGTTCGCGGATCCGGGCGACCCCTTCACGCGGGAGCTCATCGCGAGCGCGACCGCCGACTAGAGACCCGTGCTTCCGAGATGCGGAGCGTCGGATTGCCGGTTCATCATCTCGACGAGCAGCGGTTCAGCGCCCCGCATCTCGAAGAGGGGCGGGCGGGTGCCCGGACCCTCAGGCCGGCTCGACGCGCGAGCTGTCCCGGTAGAGCCGGATGAGGCCCTCGAGGCCGTCGTCCTCGAACCGTTCGAGCTGGCGGCGGGCCGGGCCGCCGGTGCGGCGCAGGCGCTCGACGTAGCCCCGCACGCACTCGAGGTCGTCGGTGCGGCGCAGCTCGGCTTCCACCCCCGAGACCATGCGCTCGAGGGTGTCGAAGGCGGGCTCGGAGCGCGCGGTGGTCGGGTCGATGAGGTCGGCGCCGAGGCCGTCGCGCGCCGCCATCCAGATCGCGCCGTTCACGAGCCCCGGGGTCGCGCGCGGCCGCGGCGTGCCCGCCTCGGCGTCGCTCAGGGCGCGCTCCACGAGGGCGCGCACGAGCACCGCGAAGCAGACGGCGTCCTCGGCCTCCAGCTGCGCATCGGCGATGCGCAGCTCCATCGTCGGGTAGTTCTGGGAGAGCCGAGCCAGCCAGGTCACCACCCCAGAGTCGAGCAGCACGCCGCTGTCGACGAGCTGTTCGACGGCACGGGCGTAGTCGTCGCCGCTCTCGAAGTCGGGCGGGAACCCGGCCACCGGCCACGACATGTTCATGATGTGGCGCCAGCGCGCGAAGCCCGTCGGCTCGCCGCACCAGAGCGGGGAGTTCGCGGTCATCGCGAGCAGCGCCGGCGCCCACGGCGCCAGCCGGGCGAGCACCTCGACCCCGGCGTCGGGAGACGGGATCTCGACGTGCACGTGCGTGCCGGTGACGTACTGGTAGGCCGCGGCGTTCCTCAGCTGCGCGTCGAGCTCGCGGTACCGTGACTTCGGCGTGACGGTTCCGGCCGCGTCGCCGCCGACGGGCGGCAGGCCGCTGCCTGCCAGCACGATGCCGCGATCCGCGGCCTCACGCGACAGCGCGCTGCGAAAGCCCGTGAGCGTGTCGAGCGCTTCCTCGGCGGTGCGGCACACCGGGGTGGCGGTCTCGAGCTGACTCGAGAAGAATTCGCGCTCGGCGGGGGCCACCGAGTTCGGGGCCGAGCGCACGAGCTCGGCGGCGAGGTCGGTCGGGGCGCCGTGCTCGACGTCGAGCAGCAGGTATTCTTCCTCGACCCCGAAGCTGCGGAACTCATCGGCTGCCATGTGGCCCTCCTTCGCGTTCAGCCGGCGCGGCGCGCCCCGGCTTGGAGTTCGAGCGTAGAGCGTCCGGGGCGCGGTGTCACCGGGGTTGATTTCGCAGGCGGGCAACCGATAGGCGGCCGTGACCCGAAGCCGGGCTTACTCGGAGCCGATGATGATGCCGGTGCGCAGTTCGGCGAGCAGCGCGAGCACCGCCGTGGCGGTCTCGGGATCCGGCACGCGCTCCACCGCGGCCGTCGCGCCGTCTCCCACCTTGATGCCCAGGTCGTCGTGGCCCAGCGAGGTGAACACGTCCTCGTCGGTGACGTCGTCGCCGAGGAACAGCACGGGCGCGTTCGGCAGTGCCGCGCGGATGCTGCGCAGCACCGATCCCTTGTTCGAGTCGCGCACCGAGAACTCACGCACCTGCTTGCCCTCGCGCACGTGCATCTCGGCCGCGAGCCCCAGCTCGACGGCGGCGGCCATCAGCTCGTCCGCCTGCTCGGAATCGGCCACCTGGCGCGTGTGCACCGCGATCCCGAACGGCTTGCGCTCCAGACGCACCCCCGGCTCGCCGCCCAGCACGCGCTCGAAGCGGCGCGCGATCCGCTGCAGGCGCTCGTGCTCCTCATCGGTGAGCGGGCTGCCGAGCGGCGGCGCCTCCCCGGCGCCGGCGACGGCGCCGACGTCGAGCCCCGTCAGCTCGGAGCCGTGCGAGCCCGACACGATCCAGCCCTCGCTCTGCAGTCCGGTCTCGGCGAGCCCCTCGAGCGAGCGGCCCGTCAGCACCGCGACGTAGGTGTCGGGCGCACTGCGCAGCACCTCGAGCGCTTGACGCGCCCGGGGCAGGATCCGCGCGTCCTGCGGCCGGGGCACGATGGGCGCGAGCGTGCCGTCGAAGTCGCTCGCCACGATGAGCTGCGGGAGCGCGGCGAGGCGCCGCACCCGGTCGTCGATGCTGCGCGGCACGAACGCCGTGCTGACCTGGATCGGCTCGGTGCGGTGCCCGGTCTGGCTGGGGCGCTGCGACTCGGCGGCCGCGCGAACCGCGCCCAGGTAGCCCGTCGCCCAGTGCGCCACGTCGTTGTCGTAGACGGTGCGCCGCAGCGAGCGCATCCGTCGGCGCTGCTCCTCGCGCGGCATGTGCGCGGCGCGCACGATCGCGGCTTTGAGCCCCTCGATGTCGTGGGGGTTGACGAGCAGCGCGTCGCGCAGTTCGTCGGCCGCGCCCGCGAACTCGCTCAGCACCAGCACCCCCTGCTCGTCGGCCCGGCACGCCACGTACTCCTTCGCCACGAGGTTCATGCCG
The genomic region above belongs to Leucobacter muris and contains:
- a CDS encoding carboxylate-amine ligase; translated protein: MAADEFRSFGVEEEYLLLDVEHGAPTDLAAELVRSAPNSVAPAEREFFSSQLETATPVCRTAEEALDTLTGFRSALSREAADRGIVLAGSGLPPVGGDAAGTVTPKSRYRELDAQLRNAAAYQYVTGTHVHVEIPSPDAGVEVLARLAPWAPALLAMTANSPLWCGEPTGFARWRHIMNMSWPVAGFPPDFESGDDYARAVEQLVDSGVLLDSGVVTWLARLSQNYPTMELRIADAQLEAEDAVCFAVLVRALVERALSDAEAGTPRPRATPGLVNGAIWMAARDGLGADLIDPTTARSEPAFDTLERMVSGVEAELRRTDDLECVRGYVERLRRTGGPARRQLERFEDDGLEGLIRLYRDSSRVEPA
- a CDS encoding bifunctional alpha,alpha-trehalose-phosphate synthase (UDP-forming)/trehalose-phosphatase, with protein sequence MTEMQDMTGGRELVMVSNRLPVDRVVASDGSTSWRTSPGGLVTAVAPIVEQLGCLWVGWVGAADEQLEPFEIGSMRLAPVELSEDDIELYYEGFSNGTLWPLYHDVIARPDFHRVWWDRYRRVNQRFAERVAEQAARGAIVWVHDYQLQLVPAMLRELRPDLTIAFFLHIPFPPSRLFAQLPWRKSVVEGLLGADVIGFQQVTDAVAFRMTAERFTRVPALGNTIVVPGTADHPSRTVLAQEFPISIDAAAFAEVAARPEIQQRAREIRAELGNPKTVMLGVDRLDYTKGIRHRLKAFDELLGDGEIDPADIVFVQVASPSRERVDAYRQLRDEVELTVGRINGEHGSIGHAPLVYLHRGHTRDEMVALYLAADVLLVTPLRDGMNLVAKEYVACRADEQGVLVLSEFAGAADELRDALLVNPHDIEGLKAAIVRAAHMPREEQRRRMRSLRRTVYDNDVAHWATGYLGAVRAAAESQRPSQTGHRTEPIQVSTAFVPRSIDDRVRRLAALPQLIVASDFDGTLAPIVPRPQDARILPRARQALEVLRSAPDTYVAVLTGRSLEGLAETGLQSEGWIVSGSHGSELTGLDVGAVAGAGEAPPLGSPLTDEEHERLQRIARRFERVLGGEPGVRLERKPFGIAVHTRQVADSEQADELMAAAVELGLAAEMHVREGKQVREFSVRDSNKGSVLRSIRAALPNAPVLFLGDDVTDEDVFTSLGHDDLGIKVGDGATAAVERVPDPETATAVLALLAELRTGIIIGSE